A window of the Kosakonia sp. BYX6 genome harbors these coding sequences:
- the cspE gene encoding transcription antiterminator/RNA stability regulator CspE translates to MSNKMTGIVKWFNAEKGFGFITPKDGSKDVFVHFSAIQSDNYRTLDENQEVEFTIENGAKGPAAANVVPR, encoded by the coding sequence ATGTCTAATAAAATGACTGGTATCGTAAAATGGTTCAACGCTGAGAAAGGCTTCGGTTTCATCACTCCTAAAGACGGCAGCAAAGATGTATTCGTACATTTCTCTGCAATCCAGAGCGATAACTACCGTACTCTTGATGAAAATCAAGAAGTTGAATTCACCATTGAAAATGGTGCAAAAGGCCCGGCTGCCGCAAACGTGGTACCGCGCTAA
- a CDS encoding cold-shock protein, whose translation MVQKARLPQTWYRAKDNEISNRIHFRCPCCHGSQYRISSFDVTEKNPVGAKCIFCKSAMMTFDNIAALFQSSHVALDFRK comes from the coding sequence ATGGTGCAAAAGGCCCGGCTGCCGCAAACGTGGTACCGCGCTAAGGATAACGAAATTAGTAACCGTATCCATTTTCGCTGCCCGTGCTGTCACGGGTCGCAATACAGAATTTCCAGTTTTGATGTTACTGAGAAAAATCCGGTTGGTGCCAAGTGTATTTTTTGCAAATCAGCAATGATGACATTTGATAATATCGCCGCGCTTTTCCAGTCATCCCATGTAGCACTGGATTTCCGTAAATAA
- a CDS encoding helix-turn-helix transcriptional regulator: MENTLFAGPKTLGDFLRSQRENTAPADIGLPAQGRRRTRGLRREEVAQLSGISTTWYTWIEQGRDIVVSPQTLSNIATVLRMKPTERNYLFHLARQNDPQEEQVATVENEALAAVHQVDCPCYLLDLTWNMLAWNKAAEVLFSGWLGDDSQPNMMSFMFRHPLARTLVADWETRASRIVAELRADAMHYPHDHGLNSFVQSLSNDSELFRAFWSRQQVVVREGGERVFLHPQQGELHYRQMTWQLTSNRSVKMIMLMAG; encoded by the coding sequence ATGGAAAACACTTTATTTGCCGGGCCGAAAACGCTCGGCGATTTTTTGCGATCGCAGCGCGAAAATACTGCGCCCGCGGATATTGGCCTCCCGGCGCAAGGACGGCGGCGCACGCGTGGATTGCGGCGCGAAGAGGTCGCGCAACTGAGTGGGATCAGCACCACCTGGTATACGTGGATTGAACAGGGGCGCGACATTGTGGTGTCGCCGCAAACGCTGTCGAACATCGCCACGGTGCTGAGAATGAAGCCAACGGAACGCAACTATTTATTCCATCTGGCGCGGCAAAACGATCCTCAGGAAGAGCAGGTAGCCACGGTAGAAAATGAAGCGCTGGCGGCCGTGCATCAAGTGGATTGCCCCTGCTATTTGCTAGATCTCACCTGGAATATGCTGGCGTGGAATAAGGCTGCCGAAGTGTTGTTTAGCGGCTGGTTGGGGGATGATTCGCAACCGAATATGATGAGTTTTATGTTTCGTCACCCGCTTGCGCGGACGCTGGTTGCTGACTGGGAAACCCGTGCCAGCCGGATTGTCGCCGAGTTGCGCGCCGATGCGATGCACTATCCGCACGATCATGGGCTGAACAGTTTTGTGCAGAGTTTGAGTAACGATAGTGAGCTGTTTCGGGCGTTTTGGTCGCGTCAGCAAGTGGTTGTTCGTGAAGGCGGTGAGCGCGTTTTTCTGCATCCGCAACAGGGAGAATTGCACTACCGGCAGATGACCTGGCAACTGACCAGCAATCGCTCGGTCAAAATGATTATGTTAATGGCGGGGTGA
- a CDS encoding class I SAM-dependent methyltransferase, with protein MAVNHHELTKQQFGDQAQAYLNSAVHAQGADLVRLAQWLSEDAAASVLDLGCGAGHASFVAAGVVREVTAYDLSEKMLAVVRQAASDRQLNNISTVHGAAEKLPFTDDTFDVVISRYSAHHWHDVALALREVKRVLKPGGKFILMDIASPGQPVLDIWLQTIEVLRDPSHVRNYSAAEWLQMTQQSGMLVQKLVTDRLALEYGSWVERMKTPDVLRAAIRHLQGITSEEVKQHFCLTDDGSFTSDTIMFQTQA; from the coding sequence ATGGCGGTCAATCATCACGAATTAACGAAGCAGCAATTTGGCGATCAGGCGCAGGCTTACTTGAACAGCGCGGTGCATGCGCAGGGCGCGGATTTAGTGCGTCTGGCGCAGTGGCTTAGTGAAGATGCCGCCGCATCCGTGCTGGATTTAGGCTGCGGAGCAGGGCATGCCAGCTTTGTTGCCGCAGGCGTTGTGCGCGAAGTGACGGCGTACGATCTCTCGGAAAAAATGCTTGCGGTGGTGCGCCAGGCGGCGAGCGATCGCCAACTGAACAATATCAGCACTGTGCACGGCGCGGCGGAAAAACTGCCATTTACCGATGACACCTTCGATGTCGTCATCAGCCGCTACTCAGCCCATCACTGGCATGATGTGGCGCTGGCCCTGCGCGAGGTGAAACGTGTACTGAAACCGGGCGGTAAATTTATTTTGATGGATATCGCCTCGCCCGGTCAGCCGGTGCTCGATATCTGGCTGCAAACCATCGAAGTGCTGCGCGATCCCTCTCACGTGCGCAATTACTCCGCTGCCGAGTGGCTGCAAATGACACAGCAGAGCGGCATGCTGGTACAAAAGCTGGTGACCGATCGTCTGGCGCTGGAATACGGTTCCTGGGTTGAGCGCATGAAAACGCCGGACGTGCTGCGCGCGGCGATCCGCCATCTGCAAGGCATCACGTCCGAGGAAGTGAAGCAGCATTTTTGCCTGACAGACGATGGTTCATTTACCTCCGACACCATCATGTTCCAGACCCAGGCGTGA
- a CDS encoding alpha/beta fold hydrolase, with amino-acid sequence MAGNTHFPVRYQFADADGVRVFYREAGDPKNPVLLLLHGFPSSSHQFRELIPLLADKFHIIAPDLPGFGFTEVPAERDYVYCFDALAQTLIAFVDELNLQRFTMYVFDYGAPTGLRLALHYPERVSGFISQNGNAYLEGLGDAWAPVRAYWDAPTPANRQVVNDAILNLEGTKWQYLHGVSDPTTVAPEGYQLDALLMERPGNKAIQLDLFLDYANNLTRYPEFQAFFRDVQPPALIIWGKHDPFFIPPGAEAYKRDNPNAVVELLDTGHFALETHVAYIAGRIRDVIGNALS; translated from the coding sequence ATGGCTGGCAACACGCATTTCCCTGTTCGTTATCAGTTTGCAGACGCCGATGGCGTACGAGTGTTTTATCGCGAAGCGGGCGATCCGAAAAACCCGGTTTTACTGCTGCTGCACGGGTTCCCGAGTTCTTCTCACCAGTTTCGCGAGTTGATCCCGCTGCTGGCGGACAAGTTCCACATTATTGCGCCCGATTTGCCGGGCTTTGGTTTCACCGAAGTGCCTGCCGAGCGGGACTATGTTTATTGCTTTGATGCGCTGGCACAAACGCTGATCGCCTTTGTGGATGAACTGAATCTGCAACGCTTTACGATGTATGTCTTTGATTATGGCGCGCCCACCGGCCTGCGGCTGGCGCTGCATTACCCGGAGCGGGTGAGCGGTTTTATTTCGCAAAACGGCAATGCCTACCTGGAAGGTTTGGGCGATGCGTGGGCGCCGGTACGCGCGTATTGGGATGCGCCAACGCCAGCGAATCGCCAGGTGGTTAACGATGCGATTCTCAATTTAGAAGGGACGAAGTGGCAATATTTGCATGGTGTCAGCGATCCCACGACTGTCGCGCCGGAGGGTTACCAGCTGGATGCGCTGTTAATGGAACGCCCGGGGAATAAAGCGATCCAGTTGGATCTGTTTTTGGATTACGCCAATAACCTGACGCGCTATCCGGAATTTCAGGCCTTCTTCCGCGATGTTCAGCCTCCGGCGTTGATCATCTGGGGGAAACACGATCCGTTCTTTATTCCACCAGGAGCCGAAGCGTATAAGCGTGATAATCCGAATGCAGTGGTTGAGTTGCTTGATACCGGCCATTTTGCACTGGAAACCCATGTGGCGTATATCGCCGGGCGAATCCGGGATGTGATTGGCAACGCGCTTTCCTGA
- a CDS encoding CGNR zinc finger domain-containing protein, protein MATTASTNPDGPWFIAEHSALDFINTLARAEKGQHDFLQSDEDVMQWLRHLGLQVNVPGKPGELLASARKLREIIREVVEEKKQGKAVSLVKLNAWLVQAQSHLQLTQDDDGVVKIQRIFQVDTPQRALAPVAEMAAELIAQGQFEYIRQCEHPDCTLWFYDKTKAHRRRWCSMALCGNRAKVARFRAKS, encoded by the coding sequence ATGGCGACAACAGCATCAACAAACCCGGACGGCCCGTGGTTTATCGCGGAACATAGCGCGCTGGACTTTATCAATACGCTGGCCAGGGCGGAAAAAGGCCAGCATGACTTTTTGCAGTCCGACGAGGATGTTATGCAGTGGCTGCGCCATCTCGGGTTGCAGGTAAACGTGCCGGGAAAACCGGGCGAACTCCTTGCATCTGCGCGCAAACTGCGCGAAATCATCCGCGAAGTTGTGGAAGAGAAAAAGCAGGGCAAAGCGGTATCATTGGTAAAGCTCAACGCATGGCTGGTGCAGGCGCAAAGCCATCTGCAATTGACGCAAGATGATGATGGCGTGGTGAAAATCCAACGTATTTTCCAGGTGGATACACCGCAGCGGGCGCTGGCGCCGGTCGCGGAAATGGCGGCAGAACTTATCGCGCAAGGGCAGTTTGAATACATCCGCCAATGCGAACACCCGGATTGCACGCTGTGGTTTTACGATAAAACCAAAGCGCATCGCCGCCGTTGGTGCAGCATGGCGCTGTGCGGCAACCGGGCAAAAGTCGCCCGCTTCCGGGCAAAAAGCTGA
- a CDS encoding SDR family oxidoreductase, giving the protein MQKRALIVGISGVIGRALAEKLKSEGWDVSGLSRGRGAIPEGCTSLTADLTDAAAVTEALKDVNVDALFFSVWSRQENEKANIRVNGAIVKNVIDALGERLTGAHVALVTGLKHYLGPFEAYGKGAVPVTPFREEQGRQPVDNFYYAQEDEVFAGAKKYGYRWSVHRPHTIIGYALGNAMNMGQTLAVYATLCREKGWPFIFPGSPEQWNGVCDVTDANLLAEQLSWATQSDNAANEDFNAVNGDVFRWNWLWPRIAAYFGIEAAAFPASMMPLEGRMQDAQAAWTEIAQKYNLREADISKLASWWHTDADLGRPMEAFTDMSKSRKAGFTGYRYSPDSFTALFDRLKQENIIPR; this is encoded by the coding sequence ATGCAAAAACGCGCATTAATTGTCGGTATCAGCGGCGTCATTGGCCGCGCGCTGGCGGAAAAACTGAAAAGTGAAGGCTGGGATGTTAGCGGCCTGTCGCGCGGGCGCGGTGCCATCCCGGAAGGTTGCACCAGTCTGACGGCGGATCTGACCGACGCGGCGGCGGTGACCGAGGCGCTAAAAGACGTCAACGTCGATGCGCTGTTTTTTAGCGTTTGGTCGCGCCAGGAAAATGAAAAAGCCAATATTCGCGTTAACGGCGCCATCGTGAAAAACGTGATTGACGCGCTGGGCGAGCGGCTGACGGGCGCGCATGTCGCGCTGGTCACCGGCTTGAAACATTACCTCGGCCCGTTCGAAGCGTACGGTAAAGGCGCGGTGCCGGTGACGCCGTTTCGTGAAGAACAGGGTCGCCAGCCGGTCGATAACTTCTATTACGCGCAGGAAGATGAAGTGTTCGCCGGGGCGAAAAAATATGGCTACCGCTGGAGCGTTCATCGCCCGCACACCATTATTGGTTACGCGCTCGGCAACGCCATGAACATGGGTCAGACGCTGGCGGTCTACGCCACGCTGTGCCGTGAAAAAGGCTGGCCGTTTATTTTCCCCGGCTCACCCGAGCAGTGGAACGGCGTGTGTGATGTCACCGACGCAAATTTGCTGGCGGAACAACTGAGCTGGGCGACGCAAAGTGACAATGCGGCCAATGAAGACTTCAACGCGGTGAATGGCGATGTTTTCCGCTGGAACTGGTTGTGGCCGCGCATTGCGGCGTATTTCGGCATTGAAGCGGCGGCATTCCCGGCAAGCATGATGCCGTTGGAAGGCCGGATGCAGGACGCGCAGGCCGCATGGACGGAAATTGCGCAGAAGTACAATTTGCGCGAGGCGGACATCAGCAAACTGGCCTCCTGGTGGCACACCGATGCGGATCTCGGTCGCCCGATGGAAGCCTTTACGGATATGAGCAAGAGCCGCAAAGCGGGCTTTACCGGTTATCGCTACTCGCCGGATTCCTTTACCGCGCTGTTCGATCGGTTGAAACAGGAAAATATCATCCCGCGTTAA
- a CDS encoding LysR family transcriptional regulator, with protein MSDQRLKDIVPFVASVEEGSFTAAAERLHLTGSAISKSISRLESRLGSRLLERTTRRLELTDAGKAYYQTCIRILEELAEAESVLAAHRTIPSGRLRLAVPNTYGRLGVMPLLIPFCQHHPEIDLSLTFSDRFVDLFEEGIDVAVRIGQPADLPASLGCRHIGREKMVFCASPEYLKREGTPQDEAQLMQHQAILYERVDGSSKPWLLTTADGHPDWRNVPYRMALGDVDAQVQAICAGLGVGQMPTWLVHAQLQRGELAVILPQHQPEGLALTLVWPRRKQLLPKVDALLNALSQLTISPPLAARALDQ; from the coding sequence ATGAGCGATCAACGCCTGAAAGACATCGTCCCTTTTGTTGCAAGTGTAGAAGAGGGGAGCTTTACTGCGGCGGCGGAGCGTCTGCATCTTACCGGTTCGGCGATCAGCAAAAGCATCAGCCGCCTTGAATCGCGGCTGGGATCGCGCTTGCTGGAGCGCACCACGCGCCGCCTGGAATTGACCGACGCCGGAAAGGCGTACTACCAAACCTGTATCCGTATCCTTGAAGAGTTGGCGGAAGCCGAATCGGTGCTCGCCGCGCACCGCACGATCCCTTCCGGACGCTTGCGGCTGGCGGTGCCCAACACCTATGGGCGGCTGGGCGTGATGCCGCTGCTGATCCCTTTTTGTCAGCATCATCCGGAAATCGATCTGAGCCTCACCTTTTCCGATCGGTTTGTTGACCTGTTTGAAGAGGGGATCGATGTTGCCGTGCGCATCGGGCAGCCCGCCGATCTGCCTGCTTCGCTGGGATGTCGACATATTGGCCGCGAGAAGATGGTCTTTTGCGCCTCGCCGGAATACCTGAAACGTGAAGGGACGCCGCAAGACGAAGCGCAACTGATGCAACACCAGGCCATTCTCTACGAGCGGGTCGATGGCAGCAGCAAACCCTGGCTGTTGACCACCGCTGACGGCCATCCCGACTGGCGAAACGTGCCATACCGCATGGCGCTGGGCGATGTCGATGCGCAAGTGCAGGCGATTTGCGCCGGGTTGGGCGTCGGGCAAATGCCGACCTGGCTGGTGCATGCGCAGTTGCAGCGCGGTGAACTGGCGGTCATTTTGCCGCAGCACCAGCCAGAAGGGCTGGCGTTGACGCTGGTCTGGCCGAGGCGCAAACAGTTGCTGCCCAAGGTCGATGCACTACTGAACGCGCTCAGCCAATTGACGATTTCGCCGCCGCTCGCAGCACGCGCCCTTGACCAATGA
- a CDS encoding cupin domain-containing protein produces MAYQLNLNWPEFFEKYWQKQPVVLKGAFPNFVDPITPDELAGLAMEPEVDSRIVSHVNGQWQAWNGPFEAFDHLGESNWSLLAQAVNHWHAPSAELVKPFRVLPEWRFDDLMISYSVPGGGVGPHIDQYDVFIIQGMGSRRWRVGDKLPMRQFCPHPALLHVDPFPPIIDEDLEPGDILYIPPGFPHDGFTHKEAFNYSIGFRGPNGRDLISSFADYALENDLGGEHYSDPDLTCREHPGRVEEYELERVRNMMIEMISKPEHFTQWFGSFITTPRHELDIAPEPDDYQVEDIVDALKEGQVLTRLSGLRVLHIGDSFFINSECLETADPQAADALCRYTIIGHKELGNALDNPAFAQELTDLVNQGYWYFNE; encoded by the coding sequence ATGGCTTACCAACTCAACCTCAACTGGCCGGAATTTTTTGAAAAGTACTGGCAAAAGCAACCCGTTGTTCTGAAAGGCGCATTTCCAAATTTTGTTGACCCGATAACTCCCGACGAACTGGCTGGCCTGGCGATGGAGCCGGAAGTCGACAGCCGTATTGTCAGCCATGTGAATGGCCAATGGCAGGCGTGGAATGGTCCGTTTGAAGCGTTTGATCACTTAGGCGAAAGCAACTGGTCGCTGCTGGCACAGGCGGTTAACCACTGGCATGCGCCGTCCGCCGAACTGGTGAAGCCGTTTCGCGTGCTGCCAGAGTGGCGTTTTGACGACCTGATGATCTCTTACTCGGTACCGGGCGGCGGCGTTGGTCCGCATATCGATCAATACGATGTGTTTATTATTCAGGGCATGGGCAGCCGCCGCTGGCGCGTGGGCGATAAGCTGCCGATGCGTCAGTTCTGCCCGCATCCGGCGTTGCTGCATGTCGATCCATTCCCGCCGATCATTGATGAAGATCTGGAACCGGGCGACATTCTCTATATTCCGCCAGGATTTCCGCACGACGGTTTTACCCATAAAGAAGCGTTCAACTACTCGATCGGTTTCCGTGGGCCAAACGGCCGCGATTTGATCAGCAGCTTTGCCGATTACGCGCTGGAAAACGATCTGGGCGGCGAGCATTACAGCGATCCGGATTTGACCTGCCGCGAGCATCCGGGCCGGGTGGAAGAGTATGAGCTGGAGCGCGTACGCAACATGATGATCGAGATGATAAGCAAGCCAGAGCATTTCACGCAGTGGTTTGGCAGCTTTATCACCACGCCGCGCCACGAGTTGGACATTGCACCGGAGCCGGATGATTACCAGGTCGAAGACATTGTGGATGCGCTAAAAGAGGGGCAAGTGTTGACCCGCCTTAGCGGGCTGCGCGTGCTGCATATTGGCGACAGCTTCTTTATTAACAGCGAATGTCTGGAAACCGCCGATCCGCAAGCCGCCGACGCGCTGTGTCGCTACACCATTATTGGTCATAAAGAACTGGGCAACGCGCTGGATAACCCGGCCTTTGCGCAGGAGCTGACCGACCTGGTTAACCAGGGTTATTGGTATTTTAACGAGTAA
- a CDS encoding nitroreductase family protein has product MDPFQQILKSTLARTDAAPQAAVPQTLLETALQPQLPTVVADDFLSLAKARRTIYTLGKDLPVGEEEVIATIKEAIRQAPSAFNSQSSRALILLGKEHDRFWELVREQLRKVIPAENFHATADKLDGFAAAAGSVLFFEDQEVVTHLQRQYIAYADNFPIWSEQSSGIAQYAVWLALAEKHIGANLQHYNPLIDLDVRATWNIPESWKLRAEMNFGNLIAAADEKTFIDDDKRFIVAR; this is encoded by the coding sequence ATGGATCCTTTTCAGCAAATATTGAAGTCCACCCTCGCCCGCACGGATGCCGCGCCGCAAGCCGCCGTACCGCAGACGTTGCTGGAAACCGCGTTACAGCCGCAGCTACCCACCGTTGTCGCAGACGATTTTCTTTCCCTCGCTAAAGCGCGGCGCACCATTTATACGCTCGGTAAAGATCTGCCGGTTGGCGAAGAGGAGGTGATTGCGACCATCAAAGAAGCGATCCGCCAGGCACCGTCGGCGTTTAATTCGCAAAGCTCGCGCGCGCTGATCCTGCTCGGTAAAGAGCACGATCGTTTTTGGGAACTGGTGCGCGAGCAACTGCGTAAAGTGATCCCGGCGGAGAATTTTCATGCCACCGCCGATAAGCTGGATGGCTTTGCCGCCGCGGCCGGATCGGTGTTGTTTTTTGAAGATCAGGAAGTGGTCACGCACTTACAACGCCAGTACATCGCTTATGCCGATAATTTCCCGATTTGGTCAGAACAAAGTAGCGGCATCGCCCAGTACGCCGTGTGGCTGGCGCTGGCGGAGAAGCACATTGGCGCGAACCTGCAACATTACAATCCGTTGATTGATCTGGATGTACGCGCGACGTGGAATATCCCGGAAAGCTGGAAGCTGCGCGCGGAGATGAATTTCGGCAATCTCATCGCCGCCGCCGATGAGAAGACGTTCATTGACGACGATAAGCGGTTTATTGTCGCCAGGTAA
- a CDS encoding ABC transporter substrate-binding protein — protein sequence MKARVLLLCAWLAFPALAARQVVDDAGNPVAVPDQVTRIADAWFAHHSVLMTLGAGSNIIATVNHPADRPWMFKINPALNKALQIKGISFNSEALLVRQTDVIFVSKGNPDVAAYRQANIPVLEMAFTDYPSLEHSVKATADVLGTAQAQKRAAEYIRYLEENVAAVQSKTASLSEQQRPSVLHIQSLNPLKVDGSNTLIDTWIRLAGGKNAAGSIKGNMKEVSPERVLAWQPDVIILGQGCGDLAQSRYGQLFSGLKAVKAGNVWQNPAGVFPWDRYGTESALQIQWAAHMLHPELFGDTDMVTLTRDFYRRFFDYPLNRNDAGRILHGQPPA from the coding sequence ATGAAAGCCCGTGTTCTGTTGCTCTGTGCCTGGCTGGCCTTTCCGGCGCTGGCGGCACGCCAGGTGGTGGACGATGCCGGAAACCCGGTCGCGGTGCCCGATCAGGTGACACGCATCGCCGATGCCTGGTTTGCGCACCATTCGGTGCTGATGACGCTCGGCGCGGGAAGCAATATTATCGCCACCGTTAATCATCCGGCCGATCGCCCGTGGATGTTCAAGATAAACCCGGCGCTCAACAAGGCGCTGCAAATCAAGGGCATCTCGTTTAATAGCGAAGCGTTGCTGGTGCGCCAGACCGATGTGATTTTCGTTTCGAAAGGCAACCCGGATGTGGCGGCCTATCGCCAGGCAAATATTCCGGTGCTGGAGATGGCGTTTACCGACTATCCGTCGCTGGAACATTCGGTCAAGGCCACCGCCGATGTGCTGGGCACAGCGCAGGCGCAAAAACGGGCGGCGGAGTATATCCGTTACCTGGAAGAGAACGTGGCGGCGGTGCAGAGTAAAACGGCATCGCTCAGCGAGCAGCAACGCCCGTCAGTGCTGCATATCCAGTCGCTTAACCCGTTGAAAGTCGATGGCAGTAACACGCTTATCGATACATGGATTCGGCTGGCGGGCGGTAAAAACGCCGCTGGCAGTATCAAAGGCAATATGAAAGAGGTATCGCCGGAGAGGGTACTGGCGTGGCAGCCGGATGTGATTATTCTCGGCCAGGGCTGCGGCGATCTCGCGCAGTCGCGCTATGGGCAGCTCTTTAGCGGGCTGAAAGCGGTTAAAGCGGGCAACGTGTGGCAAAACCCGGCGGGTGTGTTCCCGTGGGATCGTTACGGTACTGAAAGCGCGTTGCAGATCCAGTGGGCGGCGCACATGCTGCACCCGGAACTGTTTGGCGACACGGATATGGTGACGCTGACGCGCGATTTTTACCGCCGCTTTTTCGATTACCCGCTGAATCGCAACGACGCCGGGCGCATTCTGCACGGCCAGCCGCCCGCCTGA
- a CDS encoding TonB-dependent receptor produces MFTDKKVLPLTMGMLTFSSLLTAPLAHAEDTVVVTAAPQKQTLDQNPPAGQQQATVGNLGKRAVLDTPVSMQTVSSSVINHQQLSSIKDVYRYLPAVQGDGARPQTRGMQGSVVQNHLLDGLNAVSTTEYPAEQVERVEVLDGLAGSLYGPANPAGMFNLVSKRPTDVPLHRVTVGAGTGSGALTSMDFSGPLDSGDRVKYRLNLLNEEGHNYTHGSRNRRQYAGLGMDFQLTDRTVLESNISYYHYYAKGLPGTFALAKGTSFPAAVDPTNSKYGQSYAGNDDHTTTASLHLKHDFDGNWLLDLGVLRQIADRESTAVTNTLTDNQGHYTTTTSNSTASRFTITSYLANLTGHVDTGWLGHDLTAGVRGFVWKNYNPVNGGTQTLGSASLDNPQTFAKPDYPDYIHRYHSASATQHAFLLSDTLTFTPQWSMLLSGSENLLTVDNYSKAGAQTSSSEDSGASGSASLMYKPLENVTLYTTWANSLQQGDTAPSGASNAGAILSPYRSKQIEVGAKYAPTRDLLLTAALFEAKRPFAYTNDDGVYAQDGTQKNRGIELMADGHVTDDLRLLGGAVWLDPRLHDTASSTTDSKQIVGLSRFTANMLAIYSIRQLPGLDVDAGVHYAGRRATDNTNEGWVSGYTTVDVGSSYHTRMFGTGTTFRLAVTNLTDRHYWTNIVPGGLNGYTGAGYASAQLGAPREAQLTMQIDF; encoded by the coding sequence ATGTTCACCGATAAAAAAGTTCTGCCCCTGACCATGGGGATGCTCACCTTTTCGTCTTTACTGACCGCGCCGCTGGCGCACGCTGAAGATACCGTGGTGGTCACCGCCGCGCCGCAAAAACAGACGCTGGATCAAAACCCGCCCGCCGGGCAGCAGCAGGCGACGGTTGGCAACCTCGGCAAACGCGCCGTTTTGGATACGCCGGTTTCCATGCAGACCGTTTCCAGCAGCGTGATTAACCACCAGCAATTAAGCAGCATCAAAGATGTTTACCGCTATTTGCCTGCCGTTCAGGGCGATGGCGCGCGCCCGCAAACGCGCGGGATGCAAGGCAGCGTGGTACAAAACCATCTGCTCGACGGCCTGAACGCGGTGTCAACCACCGAGTATCCGGCAGAGCAGGTCGAACGTGTCGAAGTGCTTGATGGACTGGCGGGTTCACTGTACGGCCCCGCTAACCCGGCAGGCATGTTTAACCTTGTGTCGAAACGCCCGACCGATGTGCCGTTACACCGCGTAACCGTGGGCGCTGGCACCGGCAGCGGCGCGTTGACGTCGATGGATTTCAGCGGCCCGCTGGATAGCGGCGACCGGGTAAAATACCGCCTCAACCTGCTCAATGAAGAGGGGCACAACTACACCCACGGCAGCCGCAACCGCCGCCAGTACGCCGGGCTGGGGATGGATTTTCAGTTGACCGATCGCACGGTGCTGGAAAGCAATATCAGTTACTACCATTACTACGCCAAAGGCTTGCCGGGCACGTTTGCGCTGGCGAAAGGCACATCTTTCCCCGCCGCAGTCGATCCGACCAACAGCAAATACGGCCAAAGCTATGCGGGCAATGATGATCACACCACCACCGCCAGCCTGCATCTGAAGCATGATTTCGACGGCAACTGGCTGTTGGATCTTGGCGTGTTGCGCCAGATTGCCGATCGCGAATCGACAGCGGTGACCAATACGCTGACCGACAATCAAGGTCATTACACCACCACCACCTCGAACTCCACCGCCAGCCGTTTTACCATCACCAGCTATCTGGCGAACCTGACCGGCCATGTTGATACCGGCTGGCTGGGTCACGATCTCACGGCGGGTGTGCGCGGGTTTGTGTGGAAGAACTACAACCCGGTAAACGGCGGCACGCAGACGCTGGGCTCCGCGTCGCTGGATAACCCGCAAACTTTCGCCAAACCGGATTACCCGGATTACATCCACCGTTACCACTCCGCCAGTGCCACTCAGCACGCGTTTCTGCTGAGCGATACGCTGACCTTCACGCCGCAATGGAGCATGTTGCTTTCCGGCAGTGAAAACCTGCTGACGGTCGATAACTACAGCAAAGCGGGCGCGCAGACCAGCAGCAGCGAGGATAGCGGCGCCAGCGGTTCTGCCAGCCTGATGTACAAGCCGCTGGAGAACGTCACGCTTTACACCACCTGGGCCAACAGCCTGCAACAGGGTGACACCGCGCCGAGCGGCGCCAGTAATGCGGGCGCGATCCTGTCGCCGTATCGCAGCAAGCAGATTGAAGTGGGCGCGAAATACGCCCCGACCCGCGATCTGCTGTTAACGGCAGCGCTGTTCGAGGCCAAACGTCCGTTCGCTTACACCAATGACGATGGGGTTTACGCGCAGGATGGCACGCAGAAAAACCGCGGTATCGAACTGATGGCCGACGGACACGTGACGGACGATTTGCGCCTGCTCGGCGGCGCAGTCTGGTTGGATCCGCGTCTGCATGACACGGCAAGCTCGACCACCGACAGCAAGCAGATTGTCGGTTTGTCGCGCTTTACCGCCAACATGCTGGCGATTTACAGCATTCGCCAGTTGCCGGGTTTGGATGTTGACGCAGGTGTGCACTACGCCGGACGTCGCGCCACCGATAACACCAACGAGGGTTGGGTTAGCGGCTATACCACTGTCGATGTTGGCAGCAGCTATCACACGCGGATGTTCGGAACCGGCACCACCTTCCGCCTGGCGGTCACCAACCTGACCGATCGCCATTACTGGACCAACATTGTGCCCGGCGGCCTGAACGGTTACACCGGCGCGGGTTACGCCAGCGCACAGCTCGGCGCGCCGCGTGAAGCGCAACTCACTATGCAAATTGACTTTTAA